The genomic DNA AAGCTGGAGTCGATGTTGAAGCGGGATATGAGGCGGTCAAGCGCATGAAAAAGCATGTGGAGGGAACGACGCGCCCAGAGGTACTGGGGGGTATCGGAGCGTTCGGTGGCATGTTCGATCTTTCCAAGATGGATATCAAAGAGCCTGTCCTTATTTCAGGAACAGATGGAGTCGGGACGAAGCTGATGCTCGCTTTTCAAATGGACAAGCATGATACGATCGGGATCGACGCAGTCGCCATGTGTGTGAACGATATCGTTGCACAAGGTGCGGAGCCTCTCTATTTTCTCGATTATATCGCCTGCGGAAAGCTCACACCCGAAAAAATCGAGCAGATCGTAAAAGGGATTGCGGAAGGCTGTAAGCAGGCTGGTGCTGCTCTCATTGGAGGCGAAACCGCTGAAATGCCAGGAATGTATGACCCAGCGGAGTATGATCTTGCCGGCTTTACAGTCGGAGTCGCGGAGAAATCCAAGCTGATTACACCAGATAAAGTCCAAAAGGATGACGTGTTGATTGGCATCGCTTCAAGCGGAATCCATAGCAACGGCTACTCGTTGGTCCGTAAAATTTTACTGGAGAATCAAGGGTATGAGCTTAATCAAACGCTTGATCAACTCGGAAAAACGCTTGGAGAAGAGCTTTTGACACCGACGAAAATCTATGTGAAGCCTGTCCTTGAAGTCATCAAGAAATACGACGTACATGGTATCGCCCACATTACAGGCGGCGGGTTCATTGAAAATATACCGCGCATGCTACCAGAAAGTCTAAAGGCTGAGGTGGATTTAGGCTCATGGCCGGTCCATTCCATTTTCAACCTCTTGCAGGAAAAAGGGGATCTAACCCTGGAGGACATGCTGGGAACGTTCAACATGGGAATCGGGATGGTGCTCGCTGTAAAAGAAGAAGAGGCGACGAAGGTCATCCGTACCTTGATTGAGCAAGGCGAAAGAGCATATCAAATCGGACGAGTGAAAGAAGGGGAAGGCATCACGTTTGAAGGGAGCGAGCTTTAGTGAAGAATATCGCTGTATTTGCATCAGGTTCAGGCACGAACTTTCAAGCGATCATAGACGCGGTCGAATCCGGCGAGCTTCAAGCCGAGATTTCCTTGCTCGTTTGCGACAAACCGGGAGCGATGGCGGTCGAAAGGGCCGAAAAGCATGGCATCCCGACCTTCGTTTTTTCACCTAAAAGCTACATAAATAAAGAGGCGTTTGAAGCAGAGATTTTAAAGGAGCTGGAAGAGGCAGATGTGTCGTTCATCGCGCTTGCCGGATATATGCGATTGATCGGGCCGACTCTCCTTTTCAAATATGAAGGGAAAATGGTGAATATCCATCCTTCTTTATTACCGGCGTTTCCAGGAAAGGATGCAATCGGGCAAGCGATTGCGGCGGGGGTTACGGAAACAGGCGTTACCATCCATTTCGTTGATGATGGCATGGACACAGGGCCGATCATCGAGCAGGTTCCGGTTCCCATTGAAGAAAACGATACAGCAAATCACATCCGGAGGAAAATCCATGACGTCGAGCATGCGCTTTATCCAAGGGTGCTTCAGAAATTACTACACGAGACAAAAATCGAAACATACTGAGAAAGGAGCAGGTTCATGAAACGCGCATTAGTGAGTGTATCCAACAAAGAAGGATTGATCCCGTTCGTCCAAGGGTTGATTGAGCAAGACATCGAAATCGTCTCAACAGGAGGGACGAAGAAAGCGATTGAGGAAGCAGGACTACAGGTGACGGGCATTTCAGAGGTGACAGGGTTTCCTGAAATCCTTGATGGTCGTGTAAAAACTCTTCATCCGAATATCCATGGCGGGCTGCTTGCCGTGCGAGCGAACGAAGACCACCAACGTCAAATCGCTGAACACGACATCAAGCCGATCGATTTCGTCATCGTCAATCTTTATCCGTTCAAGGAAACGATCTCCAAACCGAATGTTGCGTTTGCAGATGCAATCGAGAACATTGATATTGGCGGGCCGAGCATGCTCCGTTCCGCTGCGAAAAATCATGCATCCGTAACCGTAGCAGTCGATCCAGCGGATTATGGACCGATTCTTGAAGAGCTCCAGACGAAAGGTGACGTATCCGATGAAACGAAACGCCGATTGGCGGCGAAGGTGTTCCGTCATACCGCGGCGTACGATGCGTTGATCGCCCAGTATTTGACCGAACAGACGGAAGAGGAATTCCCGGAATCCTACACGGTCACCTATACGAAAAAGCAAGCTCTGCGCTACGGGGAGAACCCGCATCAAAAGGCTGCTTTTTACGAGGTGCCGATCGGAAACCCTTCTACAGTTGCAAAAGCGAAGCAATTGCACGGGAAGGAGCTTTCCTACAACAACATCAATGATGCAGATGCAGCGCTTCAAATCATCCATGAATTCGACGAGCCAGCGGTTGTGGTGGTCAAGCATACGAATCCGTGTGGTGTCGGCGTCGGAAAAACATTAGCGGAGGCATACAAGCTTGCTTATGAGGCAGACCCAATCTCCATCTTCGGCGGAATCGTCGCGACGAACGAGGAAGTGGATGCAGAAACGGCTCAAATGATGCGTGAGATTTTCCTTGAGATTATCATCGCGCCATCCTTCTCAGAGGAAGCACGTTCGATTCTCACACAGAAAAAGAATTTGCGTTTACTCCAGGTCGAGCCGAAAACGATCGCAACGGATGTGGCGAAGCGAATCCAATCCGTCTCAGGTGGGGCATTGATTCAGGAAGAGGACCACTTCGGTTTCGATCATGCGGAGCTGAAGGTCGTTACGAAGCGCGAACCGACTGAAGCGGAATGGGCAGACCTGAAGCTAGGCTGGCAGATCGTCAAGCACGTCAAATCGAACGCAATCGTCCTAGCGAAGGAAAACCGGACAATCGGAATCGGTGCTGGTCAAATGAACCGGGTCGGAGCGGCGAAGATCGCCCTCGAACAAGCGGGTGAACACGTTCAAGGATCTGCGATGGCGTCTGATGCGTTTTTCCCGATGAGCGATACGGTAGAAGCGGCAGCAAAAGCAGGGGTCACGGCAATCATCCAGCCAGGTGGATCGATCCGCGACCAGGAGTCAATCGATAAAGCGGATGAGTATGGAATCACGATGGTCATGACAAGCGTACGTCATTTTAAACACTAAAAAGCGGAGGGATTCGATGAAGGTTCTCATTGTTGGAAAAGGTGGCAGGGAGCACGCAATCGCCTGGAAGATGGCCCAATCAGAGCGTGTGACACAGGTTTACGCAGCACCGGGGAACATCGGGATGACAGACGTTGCAGAGTGTGTCGCCATTCCTGAAACAGATCACGAAGCACTCATCCAATTCGCAAATGATCAGGACATCGCTTTGACGGTGATTGGACCGGAACAGCCGTTGCTTGATGGTCTCGTCGATCGCTTCCAAAAAGCCGGGCTGCGAGCGTTCGGGCCGACGAAGGCAGCAGCG from Pseudalkalibacillus sp. SCS-8 includes the following:
- the purM gene encoding phosphoribosylformylglycinamidine cyclo-ligase, giving the protein MAQAYKQAGVDVEAGYEAVKRMKKHVEGTTRPEVLGGIGAFGGMFDLSKMDIKEPVLISGTDGVGTKLMLAFQMDKHDTIGIDAVAMCVNDIVAQGAEPLYFLDYIACGKLTPEKIEQIVKGIAEGCKQAGAALIGGETAEMPGMYDPAEYDLAGFTVGVAEKSKLITPDKVQKDDVLIGIASSGIHSNGYSLVRKILLENQGYELNQTLDQLGKTLGEELLTPTKIYVKPVLEVIKKYDVHGIAHITGGGFIENIPRMLPESLKAEVDLGSWPVHSIFNLLQEKGDLTLEDMLGTFNMGIGMVLAVKEEEATKVIRTLIEQGERAYQIGRVKEGEGITFEGSEL
- the purN gene encoding phosphoribosylglycinamide formyltransferase, coding for MKNIAVFASGSGTNFQAIIDAVESGELQAEISLLVCDKPGAMAVERAEKHGIPTFVFSPKSYINKEAFEAEILKELEEADVSFIALAGYMRLIGPTLLFKYEGKMVNIHPSLLPAFPGKDAIGQAIAAGVTETGVTIHFVDDGMDTGPIIEQVPVPIEENDTANHIRRKIHDVEHALYPRVLQKLLHETKIETY
- the purH gene encoding bifunctional phosphoribosylaminoimidazolecarboxamide formyltransferase/IMP cyclohydrolase; protein product: MKRALVSVSNKEGLIPFVQGLIEQDIEIVSTGGTKKAIEEAGLQVTGISEVTGFPEILDGRVKTLHPNIHGGLLAVRANEDHQRQIAEHDIKPIDFVIVNLYPFKETISKPNVAFADAIENIDIGGPSMLRSAAKNHASVTVAVDPADYGPILEELQTKGDVSDETKRRLAAKVFRHTAAYDALIAQYLTEQTEEEFPESYTVTYTKKQALRYGENPHQKAAFYEVPIGNPSTVAKAKQLHGKELSYNNINDADAALQIIHEFDEPAVVVVKHTNPCGVGVGKTLAEAYKLAYEADPISIFGGIVATNEEVDAETAQMMREIFLEIIIAPSFSEEARSILTQKKNLRLLQVEPKTIATDVAKRIQSVSGGALIQEEDHFGFDHAELKVVTKREPTEAEWADLKLGWQIVKHVKSNAIVLAKENRTIGIGAGQMNRVGAAKIALEQAGEHVQGSAMASDAFFPMSDTVEAAAKAGVTAIIQPGGSIRDQESIDKADEYGITMVMTSVRHFKH